A window of Cohnella herbarum contains these coding sequences:
- the infB gene encoding translation initiation factor IF-2, whose translation MSKQEGTDNKDKLRVYEYAKQLNMSSKEIITILKRQNMPVNNHMSVMEDGMTGAVEKFFRDVKANAAAKMAQAAKPAAPSAPTASNDRRPQSGAPVSSNTSNASAQAQPARPAAPAPSSAPKAAQASTASVSSESASTPAAPAPTANAAPSQPSASSAPSSAPSQGHTPRPQGQGSRPQGQGGYNQRDGGNRPQGGYNQRDGANRPQGSGQGGYSSGGGSRPQGSGQGGYSSGGGSRPQGSGQGGYSSGGGSRPQGSGQGGYSSGGGSRPQGSGQGGYSSGGGSRPQGSGQGGYSSGGGSRPQGQGGGYSSGGGSRPQGQGGYSSGGNRPQGGGQGGFSSGGGNRPQSGPSSTAASRPGQGVGAGRSPAASAAGARGGRPGDKGRPGEGDFNRGASGGPGAAGKRKENNSRFDDGRSGNFRGPRGKGGKNARKSNQPPREKIDNTPKKVIVRGNMTVGELAKLLHKDASEVIKKLLMMGVMATINQDLDLDTVLLVVGEYGVEVEVKIAVEDTQFETIEENDEPDALVSRPPVVTIMGHVDHGKTTLLDAIRETKVASGEAGGITQHIGAYQVEINGKKISFLDTPGHEAFTTMRARGAQVTDITILVVAADDGVMPQTVEAIAHAKAANVPIIVAVNKIDKPGANPDKVKQELTEYGLVQEAWGGDTIFVEVSAKQRINLDGLLEMILLVAEVNDYKANPDKRARGTVMEAELDKGKGPVARILVQNGTLKVGDAFVAGDCFGRIRAMTNDRGRRIKEAGPSTPVEITGLTEVPQAGDPFMVFEDERKAREIADKRSIKTRQSQMKANQTVTLEDLFSKIKEGDIKELNVILKADVQGSLEALKGSLEKIEIEGVRVRTIYSGVGAVTESDIILASASSAIVVGFNVRPEPRAQGIAEQEKVDVRLHSIIYKVIEEIEHAMKGMLDPVFKERVTGHAEVRETFKVTKVGTIAGCMVTDGKIARNSEARLTRGGIVLYTGKIDSLKRFKDDAKEVSEGYECGITLDKFNDLQQGDIIEAFVMESVER comes from the coding sequence TTGAGTAAACAAGAAGGTACGGATAACAAAGATAAGCTCAGAGTTTACGAATATGCCAAGCAGCTTAATATGAGCAGCAAAGAAATCATTACGATTTTGAAAAGACAGAACATGCCGGTCAACAACCACATGAGCGTTATGGAAGACGGAATGACCGGAGCGGTTGAGAAATTCTTCCGCGACGTTAAAGCGAATGCAGCCGCCAAAATGGCTCAAGCTGCCAAACCGGCAGCGCCATCGGCACCGACGGCGTCGAATGACCGTCGTCCGCAGTCGGGAGCGCCGGTTTCTTCGAATACGTCTAACGCAAGCGCTCAGGCTCAACCGGCACGTCCGGCGGCGCCTGCTCCAAGCTCGGCTCCGAAAGCGGCGCAAGCATCTACGGCTTCCGTTTCTTCGGAATCGGCGTCAACGCCTGCAGCACCGGCGCCAACTGCAAATGCGGCGCCTTCGCAACCTTCCGCATCTTCGGCTCCTTCGTCTGCGCCTTCGCAAGGTCATACTCCTCGTCCGCAAGGGCAAGGCAGCCGACCGCAAGGCCAAGGCGGATATAACCAACGTGACGGCGGTAATCGTCCTCAGGGAGGTTACAACCAACGCGACGGAGCTAACCGTCCGCAAGGAAGCGGCCAAGGCGGATACAGCAGCGGCGGCGGAAGCCGTCCGCAAGGAAGCGGCCAAGGCGGATACAGCAGCGGCGGCGGAAGCCGTCCGCAAGGAAGCGGCCAAGGCGGATATAGCAGCGGCGGCGGTAGCCGACCGCAAGGAAGCGGCCAGGGCGGATATAGCAGCGGTGGCGGAAGCCGCCCGCAAGGAAGCGGCCAGGGCGGATATAGCAGCGGTGGCGGTAGCCGACCGCAAGGAAGCGGCCAAGGCGGATATAGCAGCGGCGGCGGTAGCCGACCGCAAGGCCAAGGCGGCGGGTACAGCAGCGGTGGCGGAAGCCGACCGCAAGGCCAAGGCGGATATAGCAGCGGCGGCAATCGTCCGCAAGGCGGCGGCCAAGGCGGGTTCAGCAGCGGCGGCGGAAACCGTCCGCAAAGCGGACCTAGCAGTACGGCTGCAAGCCGTCCGGGTCAAGGCGTAGGAGCTGGCCGTAGTCCGGCTGCGTCTGCTGCCGGAGCTCGCGGCGGACGTCCGGGAGACAAAGGTCGTCCGGGCGAAGGGGATTTCAATCGCGGCGCAAGCGGCGGTCCGGGTGCCGCAGGCAAGCGCAAAGAAAACAACAGCCGGTTCGATGACGGCAGAAGCGGCAACTTCAGAGGACCAAGAGGCAAAGGCGGCAAAAACGCGCGCAAGAGCAATCAGCCTCCTCGCGAGAAAATCGACAACACGCCTAAGAAAGTTATCGTTCGCGGTAACATGACCGTGGGCGAATTAGCTAAGCTACTTCATAAAGATGCTTCCGAAGTGATCAAGAAATTGTTGATGATGGGCGTAATGGCTACGATCAACCAAGATCTCGATCTGGATACGGTGCTTCTAGTCGTTGGAGAATACGGCGTTGAAGTAGAAGTCAAAATCGCCGTCGAAGACACGCAGTTCGAGACGATCGAAGAGAACGACGAGCCGGACGCGCTCGTATCCCGTCCTCCCGTTGTTACGATCATGGGTCACGTCGATCATGGTAAAACAACGCTTCTTGACGCGATTCGCGAGACGAAAGTCGCTAGCGGAGAAGCGGGCGGCATTACGCAGCACATCGGAGCTTATCAAGTCGAGATCAACGGTAAGAAAATTTCCTTCCTCGATACGCCTGGTCACGAAGCGTTTACGACTATGCGTGCTCGCGGAGCTCAAGTTACGGATATTACGATTCTCGTCGTAGCGGCGGATGACGGCGTTATGCCTCAAACCGTGGAAGCGATCGCCCATGCGAAAGCAGCTAACGTGCCGATTATCGTTGCCGTGAATAAAATCGACAAACCGGGCGCTAATCCGGATAAAGTTAAACAAGAATTGACCGAATACGGTCTCGTTCAAGAAGCATGGGGCGGGGACACGATCTTCGTCGAAGTATCGGCTAAGCAACGCATTAACCTGGATGGCTTGCTCGAGATGATTCTCCTCGTAGCCGAGGTGAACGATTACAAAGCGAACCCGGACAAGCGCGCTCGCGGTACCGTTATGGAAGCCGAGCTCGACAAAGGAAAAGGTCCCGTCGCGCGTATCCTCGTGCAGAACGGAACGCTTAAAGTGGGCGACGCCTTCGTAGCGGGAGATTGCTTCGGACGTATCCGAGCGATGACGAACGACCGCGGTCGCAGAATCAAGGAAGCGGGTCCTTCGACGCCGGTTGAAATTACCGGATTAACCGAAGTGCCGCAAGCCGGCGATCCGTTCATGGTGTTCGAAGACGAGCGTAAAGCGCGCGAAATCGCCGACAAACGTTCGATCAAGACACGTCAGTCGCAGATGAAAGCCAACCAAACGGTTACGCTTGAAGATCTCTTCAGCAAAATCAAGGAAGGCGACATTAAAGAGCTTAACGTTATCCTTAAAGCCGACGTTCAAGGTTCTCTCGAGGCGCTTAAAGGCTCGCTCGAGAAGATCGAAATCGAAGGCGTGCGCGTTCGGACGATCTACAGCGGCGTAGGCGCGGTAACAGAATCCGATATTATTCTGGCTTCTGCTTCCTCCGCGATCGTCGTCGGCTTTAACGTTCGTCCTGAACCGCGCGCTCAAGGCATCGCGGAACAAGAAAAAGTGGACGTTCGCTTGCATTCGATTATTTACAAAGTAATCGAGGAAATCGAGCACGCTATGAAAGGGATGCTTGATCCTGTATTCAAGGAAAGAGTAACCGGTCATGCGGAAGTTCGCGAGACGTTCAAAGTGACCAAGGTCGGTACGATTGCCGGTTGTATGGTAACCGACGGCAAAATCGCCCGCAACTCCGAAGCGCGTCTTACCCGTGGCGGAATCGTCTTGTACACAGGTAAAATCGATTCCCTTAAACGGTTCAAGGATGATGCGAAGGAAGTTTCGGAAGGCTATGAATGCGGAATTACGCTCGATAAATTCAATGACCTTCAACAAGGGGATATTATTGAAGCGTTCGTGATGGAGTCCGTAGAGCGCTAA